One genomic region from Sphingobacterium sp. UGAL515B_05 encodes:
- a CDS encoding LacI family DNA-binding transcriptional regulator codes for MNKKTTIYDIARALGVTVSTVSRALNNVPTISEATRKLVLDKAKELNYSVNKLASSLSSGKSNTIGVIVPTMQIHFFAEAVHSIEKELKKHNYSLLLYQSNESFEDEVNGVKTLLEAQVDGIIASLSLETQETQHFQEVINQRKCLVIFDRTHKDIPAPVVKLDDFKAGYLATQHLLEQGYKNIAFITTDKEIAIFQDRFRGFEAALKDAEISPQEDFIIRGDLSIEAGIKGTEQILKSVIQPDAFIGGDDFTAVGIIQALKTANIAIPATGVIGFANQTFSSFISPTLSSIDQQANKMGEECAKLFLKMVKQKSPYEAIEQIVLDPILIKRKSTNRIDK; via the coding sequence GTGAATAAAAAAACGACAATTTATGATATAGCCCGTGCGCTTGGAGTGACAGTCTCTACCGTATCGCGCGCACTAAATAATGTGCCTACGATCAGTGAGGCGACACGAAAACTGGTGTTAGACAAAGCAAAGGAATTGAATTACAGCGTCAATAAGTTGGCCTCTTCTCTTTCCTCGGGCAAGTCCAATACCATCGGTGTCATTGTTCCTACCATGCAAATTCATTTTTTTGCAGAAGCCGTGCATAGCATTGAAAAAGAGTTAAAAAAACACAACTACAGCCTATTGCTTTATCAATCGAATGAATCTTTTGAAGATGAAGTCAATGGCGTGAAGACTTTACTTGAAGCTCAGGTAGACGGCATCATTGCTTCGTTGTCGCTGGAGACGCAGGAAACCCAGCATTTTCAGGAAGTGATCAATCAGCGCAAATGCCTGGTTATTTTTGACCGTACCCATAAAGATATTCCTGCTCCTGTGGTCAAACTTGACGATTTTAAAGCCGGCTACCTTGCAACACAGCACCTGCTCGAACAGGGTTACAAAAACATTGCCTTTATCACAACGGACAAAGAAATCGCTATTTTCCAGGATCGTTTCCGTGGTTTCGAAGCGGCCTTAAAAGATGCGGAGATTTCCCCGCAGGAAGACTTTATCATTCGTGGCGACTTATCCATTGAAGCCGGCATCAAAGGAACCGAACAGATTCTAAAATCTGTAATCCAACCGGACGCCTTTATTGGTGGTGATGACTTTACAGCCGTGGGAATTATACAGGCATTAAAAACTGCAAATATTGCCATTCCAGCGACAGGAGTGATCGGTTTTGCAAACCAGACCTTTTCTTCCTTTATCAGCCCTACACTATCAAGTATTGATCAACAGGCCAACAAAATGGGGGAAGAATGTGCAAAACTCTTTCTGAAAATGGTTAAACAAAAAAGTCCGTACGAAGCAATCGAACAGATTGTTCTTGATCCCATATTGATAAAAAGAAAATCTACCAATAGAATAGACAAATAA
- the xylA gene encoding xylose isomerase, translating into MNIIKGKKEFFKGVGQIQFEGKDSTNPLAFRYYNPKQIVGGKTMEEYFKFACSYWHSFNGNGSDPFGGPTHQFPWDESNDVITRAKDKMDAAFEFISKINIPYYCFHDVDLVDYSDNVVENEKRLSTIVDYAKEKQQESGIKLLWGTANLFSHKRYMNGAATNPDFHVLAHGGAQVKAALDATIALGGENYVFWGGREGYMSLLNTNMKREQEHLAQFLHMAKDYARKNGFKGTFFIEPKPCEPTKHQYDYDAATVLGFLRQYNLLEDFKLNLEVNHATLAGHTFQHELQVAVDAGKLGSIDANRGDYQNGWDTDQFPNDINELTEAMLIILEGGGFQGGGVNFDAKIRRNSTDPEDLFYAHIGGMDLFARALITAERILQDSDYKKIRADRYASFDTGHGASFEERTLTLENLRDLAVELGEPKTISGKQEYLENLVNRYI; encoded by the coding sequence ATGAATATTATCAAAGGGAAAAAGGAATTTTTCAAAGGCGTTGGCCAAATTCAATTCGAAGGAAAAGACAGCACAAATCCATTGGCTTTCCGTTATTATAATCCAAAACAAATTGTTGGTGGCAAGACCATGGAAGAGTATTTTAAATTTGCCTGTTCATACTGGCATTCTTTCAACGGTAACGGATCTGATCCATTTGGCGGACCGACACATCAATTTCCATGGGATGAAAGCAACGACGTAATCACGAGGGCAAAAGATAAAATGGATGCAGCATTCGAATTTATCAGTAAAATAAATATCCCCTATTATTGCTTTCATGATGTAGACTTAGTTGATTATTCGGATAATGTGGTTGAAAATGAAAAACGTCTGTCAACTATCGTTGATTATGCGAAGGAAAAACAACAGGAAAGCGGTATAAAATTGCTTTGGGGAACAGCCAACCTTTTTAGCCATAAACGCTATATGAATGGAGCTGCAACTAACCCTGATTTTCATGTTCTTGCACATGGTGGAGCACAGGTCAAGGCAGCCTTGGACGCAACGATTGCTCTTGGTGGTGAAAATTATGTTTTCTGGGGTGGAAGAGAGGGGTATATGAGCCTTTTAAATACCAATATGAAGCGTGAGCAGGAACATCTTGCACAGTTTTTACATATGGCCAAGGATTATGCCCGCAAAAATGGTTTTAAAGGAACTTTCTTTATCGAGCCTAAACCATGTGAACCAACAAAACATCAATACGATTATGATGCGGCTACTGTGCTGGGCTTCCTGCGTCAGTATAATCTTTTGGAAGATTTTAAATTAAATTTAGAGGTAAACCATGCGACATTGGCCGGACATACGTTCCAGCATGAGCTACAGGTTGCTGTAGATGCAGGTAAATTAGGCTCCATTGATGCTAACCGTGGTGATTATCAAAATGGATGGGATACGGATCAATTTCCGAATGATATCAATGAATTGACCGAAGCCATGTTGATTATTTTAGAAGGTGGTGGATTCCAAGGTGGAGGTGTGAATTTTGATGCCAAAATACGCCGCAACTCGACAGATCCTGAAGATTTGTTTTATGCACATATCGGTGGTATGGATCTTTTTGCACGCGCGCTTATTACGGCAGAGCGTATACTGCAGGACTCGGATTACAAAAAAATACGGGCCGACCGTTATGCTTCTTTTGATACAGGCCATGGTGCGTCATTTGAAGAACGAACACTGACCCTGGAGAACTTAAGGGATTTAGCTGTGGAATTAGGAGAACCAAAAACCATTAGCGGTAAGCAGGAGTATTTAGAAAATTTGGTCAATAGATATATATAG
- a CDS encoding gamma-glutamyltransferase family protein yields MKRRSPLLLTTLFGLLITGVPMLSSAQRTQKPPLHGKHWMAITGKPLAATAGAQLFQQGGNAVDAACAMLAATCTMWDVLSWGGETQALIYHPKLKKVIAINALGVAPSGATVDFFRSKGYEFPPEYGPLAAVTPGTPGGLCYMLAHYGTKSLAEVLAPALEMAAGYPIDAQTATSIERGKERIKAWPYSKKVFLVHEGKSWEAPEAGEVFVQQDLHRTLSKLVEAEKQALAAGKDRKAAIMAAYDRFYTGDIADEFVRGSKEQGGLITKADLANWKPIEEEPLHVNYKGVDVYKLQEWTQGPAMLQSLQLLKNFDLKAMGYNSASYIHTLYQVMNLAFADRDFYYGDPYGKPKTPIQGLLHESYAKSRAATIDLTQNNPNVLPGDPYPYEGKQNPYLSLLEQREKEFTPHTELKNDFVPKHDARTSSSLTELPKTALLASLTVDSAYVDRLLRGTTSVEAADEEGWVVSITPSGGWLPACIAGNTGVGMSQRLQSFVLDSLINPFNVVEPGKRPRVTLTPSMALKNGKPYLSFAVQGGDTQDQNLLQFFLNMVEFGMTPQQASEAANINSNQLWLSLGGTKTDDRKPRSGSLLLDKNTAPAIIEQLKKMGYSIQLGDRTSGPINAIYFDQQHHTLWGGSSNNGEDYGIGW; encoded by the coding sequence ATGAAGAGAAGATCCCCCTTGCTACTGACGACGCTGTTTGGATTACTTATTACCGGAGTGCCAATGCTGAGCTCTGCTCAGCGCACACAGAAACCACCCTTACATGGAAAACATTGGATGGCTATTACGGGCAAACCCTTGGCGGCAACAGCCGGTGCCCAGCTATTCCAACAAGGCGGAAATGCGGTGGACGCTGCTTGTGCAATGCTCGCAGCAACCTGTACGATGTGGGATGTACTGAGTTGGGGCGGAGAGACGCAAGCGTTAATTTATCATCCGAAACTAAAGAAGGTCATTGCGATAAATGCCTTGGGGGTAGCACCCAGTGGAGCGACAGTCGATTTTTTTAGATCAAAGGGCTACGAATTTCCACCAGAATATGGCCCTCTTGCTGCTGTCACACCGGGTACACCCGGCGGATTGTGCTATATGTTGGCGCATTATGGAACGAAAAGTCTAGCAGAAGTATTAGCTCCTGCTCTTGAAATGGCTGCAGGGTACCCGATTGACGCGCAAACTGCAACGAGTATTGAACGTGGCAAAGAGCGCATTAAAGCATGGCCGTACAGTAAAAAGGTATTTTTAGTACATGAAGGTAAATCCTGGGAAGCTCCAGAGGCGGGAGAGGTTTTCGTGCAGCAGGATCTGCATAGGACCCTGTCCAAATTGGTAGAAGCCGAAAAGCAGGCTCTTGCGGCGGGAAAAGACCGGAAAGCTGCAATCATGGCTGCTTATGACCGGTTTTATACCGGCGATATTGCAGATGAATTTGTCCGTGGCAGTAAGGAGCAGGGTGGCTTAATCACGAAAGCAGACTTAGCCAATTGGAAACCCATTGAGGAGGAACCATTGCATGTCAATTATAAGGGCGTTGACGTATATAAATTACAAGAATGGACACAGGGACCAGCCATGCTACAGAGTTTGCAGTTGCTGAAAAACTTTGATCTAAAGGCAATGGGTTATAATTCTGCTTCTTATATTCATACACTCTATCAGGTTATGAATTTGGCCTTTGCTGATCGGGATTTTTATTACGGTGATCCTTACGGTAAACCTAAGACACCTATTCAAGGTCTTTTACATGAGTCCTATGCCAAGTCGAGGGCCGCAACCATTGATCTTACGCAAAATAACCCGAATGTACTTCCGGGAGACCCTTATCCCTACGAAGGTAAGCAGAATCCGTATCTTTCGTTACTGGAGCAGCGTGAGAAGGAGTTTACGCCACATACGGAGCTGAAAAATGATTTTGTGCCTAAACATGATGCACGCACAAGTTCGTCGCTAACGGAATTGCCAAAAACAGCTCTTTTGGCATCTTTAACCGTGGATAGTGCTTATGTCGACCGTTTATTGCGGGGAACAACAAGCGTTGAAGCTGCGGATGAAGAAGGTTGGGTTGTTTCGATCACACCGAGTGGTGGTTGGCTCCCTGCCTGTATTGCCGGAAATACCGGGGTGGGCATGAGTCAGCGCTTACAGAGTTTTGTCTTAGATTCATTGATTAACCCGTTCAATGTGGTCGAGCCGGGTAAAAGACCGCGTGTAACGCTTACGCCTTCGATGGCTTTGAAAAACGGAAAACCTTACCTTTCTTTTGCCGTGCAGGGCGGAGATACACAGGATCAAAACCTATTGCAGTTTTTCTTGAATATGGTCGAGTTTGGTATGACGCCACAACAAGCCAGCGAGGCGGCCAATATCAACAGTAACCAGCTTTGGCTATCGCTGGGAGGAACGAAGACCGACGATCGAAAGCCGCGCTCAGGTAGCCTTTTATTGGATAAAAATACAGCACCAGCAATTATTGAACAATTAAAGAAAATGGGGTATAGCATACAGCTCGGTGATCGTACCAGCGGCCCTATAAATGCGATTTATTTCGACCAGCAGCACCATACGCTTTGGGGCGGTAGCAGCAACAATGGGGAGGATTATGGTATCGGGTGGTAG
- a CDS encoding xylulokinase, translating into MYLLGIDVGTSSVKVSIVEASSQRKVCSVQYPDVEAPIITLEPNWAEQNPLDWWDYFKQALLKANRLGLYDPKAISAIGIAYQMHGLVVVDKDQHVLRNAIIWCDSRAVELGNIAFEEIGRSFNLSHHLNSPGNFTASKLAWVKANEPEIYEKIDKIMLPGDFIAMKLSGQVTTSISALSEGIFWDFKDNVLSRTIMDYYGFDDHLIPEILPVFSTHGQIKSAVAEELGLSSTVTINYKAGDQPNNALSLNVLQPGEVAATAGTSGVIYGVSDKLIADRESRVNTFAHVNYQDNDIRTGVLLCINGTGIMNSWGRRLLGHDLSYEQINAMAGASPIGSKGLQVIPFGNGAERMLNNQTVGASISAIDLNRHETSDMLRAIQEGIAFAFRYGLDIMRENNLHPNMIRAGYANLFLSSVFRESFVGATDVPVEIFNHDGSIGAALGAGIGSGYYADFTEAFRSLKPVYTVEPQFVAQYEEHYQQWKELLNKQINNK; encoded by the coding sequence ATGTATTTATTAGGTATAGACGTAGGTACTTCTTCCGTAAAAGTTTCGATTGTTGAGGCATCTTCACAACGTAAGGTTTGCTCAGTGCAATATCCGGACGTAGAAGCTCCTATCATTACGTTGGAGCCCAATTGGGCTGAACAGAACCCGCTCGATTGGTGGGACTACTTTAAACAGGCTCTGTTGAAGGCAAACAGGCTGGGCCTGTATGACCCGAAAGCAATTTCGGCCATTGGTATTGCCTACCAGATGCACGGTTTAGTTGTGGTCGATAAAGATCAGCATGTGTTGCGAAATGCCATTATCTGGTGCGACAGCAGGGCTGTTGAATTGGGAAATATCGCTTTTGAAGAAATCGGAAGGTCTTTCAATCTGAGTCATCATCTGAATTCACCCGGTAATTTTACAGCGTCAAAGTTGGCCTGGGTAAAAGCAAACGAGCCGGAAATTTATGAAAAAATAGATAAGATCATGTTGCCGGGGGATTTCATCGCCATGAAACTTTCGGGGCAGGTGACGACTTCCATCTCAGCCTTGTCTGAGGGGATATTCTGGGATTTCAAGGACAATGTATTGTCGCGTACGATTATGGACTATTATGGCTTTGATGATCATCTTATTCCTGAGATCTTACCTGTGTTTTCAACGCATGGTCAAATTAAATCCGCTGTTGCTGAAGAACTTGGGCTATCCAGTACAGTGACCATCAATTATAAAGCCGGCGACCAGCCCAACAATGCACTTTCGCTGAATGTCCTTCAACCTGGCGAAGTTGCTGCGACGGCTGGCACTTCAGGGGTGATCTATGGCGTCAGTGACAAACTGATCGCCGACCGCGAATCGCGCGTAAATACATTTGCCCATGTGAATTATCAGGACAATGATATCCGGACAGGTGTACTGCTCTGTATCAATGGAACAGGCATTATGAATAGCTGGGGGAGACGTTTGTTGGGCCACGATTTGTCTTATGAGCAGATTAATGCGATGGCTGGCGCATCTCCTATCGGTAGCAAAGGATTGCAGGTTATCCCATTTGGCAACGGTGCCGAACGGATGCTCAACAACCAAACTGTTGGGGCTTCAATTTCGGCGATAGATTTGAATAGGCATGAGACAAGCGATATGCTGCGTGCTATACAGGAAGGTATTGCATTTGCTTTTCGCTATGGTTTGGATATCATGCGCGAAAATAATCTGCATCCAAATATGATTCGTGCAGGTTATGCGAATTTATTCTTGAGCTCCGTTTTCAGGGAGTCATTTGTGGGGGCCACTGACGTTCCTGTAGAAATCTTTAATCATGATGGCAGTATTGGCGCCGCTCTTGGAGCAGGTATAGGAAGTGGGTATTATGCCGATTTTACAGAAGCTTTTCGTTCTTTGAAACCTGTTTATACAGTGGAACCTCAATTTGTAGCGCAATATGAGGAGCACTATCAGCAATGGAAGGAATTATTAAACAAACAAATAAATAACAAATAA
- a CDS encoding 2'-5' RNA ligase family protein — protein sequence MVFVILPTDRKLIFVMEGSVNKYSFVFQPDEAGIVLVDGLKRRLRASLAELFPDKNKGWYPSCNSKAHVTICAFEADGSKLTMAIEALQETLVYERSQYVYFDHFSSFAGGAFYIAPTVHARSYLKDRARKVVQTLSEFDLIEISDEPHISIGRHLEPEQLEIAKEQLRSVDLSFMCKGVHVRQFKPDLGQYEIIDFIQFGNQSKENSGQLAFKF from the coding sequence GTGGTATTTGTTATCTTACCTACTGATCGGAAACTGATTTTTGTTATGGAGGGTAGTGTCAATAAATATTCGTTTGTTTTTCAGCCTGATGAAGCTGGTATTGTCTTGGTAGATGGCTTGAAGCGGCGACTACGTGCATCGTTAGCCGAGCTGTTTCCGGACAAAAACAAAGGCTGGTACCCCAGTTGCAATTCCAAAGCCCATGTAACGATATGTGCTTTTGAAGCAGACGGGAGCAAACTGACAATGGCTATTGAGGCTTTGCAGGAGACTTTGGTCTATGAGCGGAGTCAGTATGTTTATTTCGATCATTTTTCATCATTTGCCGGTGGTGCTTTCTATATTGCGCCGACAGTACATGCCCGCAGTTATCTCAAGGATCGGGCGCGGAAGGTTGTTCAAACTTTATCGGAATTTGATTTGATCGAGATTAGCGACGAACCCCATATTTCGATTGGACGACATCTGGAGCCAGAACAGCTTGAAATTGCAAAAGAACAGTTGCGGTCTGTCGACCTGAGCTTTATGTGCAAGGGCGTTCATGTGCGGCAGTTTAAACCTGATTTAGGTCAATATGAGATCATCGATTTCATCCAATTTGGCAACCAATCGAAGGAAAATTCTGGCCAGCTGGCATTTAAATTCTAA
- a CDS encoding WD40/YVTN/BNR-like repeat-containing protein codes for MKPLFLIFITHILFLGHLNAQQATINLVNQERNSSYRGLSVVDDTTVWVSGSNGTVGLSTDAGKNWQWVNPIGYEKTDFRDIEAFDENEALIISAGSPAIILSTHDGGRSWKEVFTDKRPEIFYDGFAFTPKGVGIAFGDAIQGKMPLLKSIDFGKSWKDISANMHFTITEGEAGFAASGTSIYCDNKGTYWIATGGTAANIYSSKDQGDTWQRYSCPIIQGKNSTGPFSVAFYSSKTGIVVGGDYKADKNKEKNSLLTNDGGKTWFAPKTAPAGFKSAVIYISKKQLISTGTSGTDLSNDGGKNWTAIGKESFNAVQKAKKGRAIFLAGDKGKIANLAL; via the coding sequence ATGAAACCTTTATTTCTGATTTTTATTACCCACATCTTGTTCCTGGGCCATCTGAATGCTCAACAAGCGACCATTAACCTTGTAAATCAAGAGCGAAACAGCAGCTACAGAGGCCTAAGCGTGGTCGATGATACAACGGTATGGGTAAGCGGAAGCAACGGTACCGTCGGGCTCAGCACCGATGCCGGAAAAAACTGGCAGTGGGTCAATCCAATTGGCTACGAAAAAACAGATTTTAGGGATATCGAAGCATTTGATGAGAATGAAGCCTTAATTATTTCGGCAGGTTCCCCTGCGATCATCTTAAGTACTCATGACGGCGGTCGAAGCTGGAAAGAAGTATTCACAGACAAGCGACCCGAAATATTTTATGACGGTTTTGCTTTCACACCAAAAGGGGTCGGCATTGCCTTTGGCGACGCCATTCAGGGGAAAATGCCCCTATTAAAAAGCATAGATTTCGGAAAGTCCTGGAAAGATATATCCGCAAATATGCACTTTACAATTACGGAAGGAGAGGCAGGTTTTGCGGCCAGTGGAACATCCATCTATTGCGATAATAAAGGGACATACTGGATTGCCACCGGTGGAACAGCGGCCAATATCTACAGCAGCAAAGATCAGGGGGACACATGGCAACGTTACAGCTGCCCCATCATTCAGGGGAAAAATAGCACCGGTCCTTTTTCCGTAGCATTTTACTCGTCGAAAACTGGCATTGTAGTCGGTGGCGATTACAAAGCGGATAAAAACAAAGAAAAAAATAGCCTACTAACCAACGATGGCGGTAAAACATGGTTTGCACCAAAAACAGCTCCCGCTGGCTTTAAGTCGGCCGTGATATATATTTCCAAAAAACAGCTAATCAGCACAGGTACCTCGGGTACAGATCTGTCGAATGACGGCGGGAAAAACTGGACCGCTATCGGAAAGGAAAGTTTTAATGCCGTCCAAAAGGCAAAAAAAGGTCGAGCAATATTTTTAGCGGGCGATAAAGGAAAAATAGCGAATTTAGCATTATAA
- a CDS encoding sodium/sugar symporter, protein MNNYLSTKDYIVFLIYFVIVAGYGLWVYYRKKSESVGSKDYFLAEGSLTWWAIGASLIASNISAEQFIGMSGSGFKMGLAIATYEWMAAITLIVVAVFFIPVYLKNKIFTMPQFLHKRYNGTVAMIMAVFWLLLYVVVNLTSILYLGAIAVSSISGISLEACMYAIAIFAVIITLGGMKVIGYTDIIQVFFLVLGGLATTYLALNLVSEHYGGSGVLEGYHLMTEKASDHFHMILDRKNENYLDLPGLTVLIGGMWIVNLNYWGCNQYITQRALGADLKTARNGILFAAFLKLLMPIIVVLPGIAAYVMWKDGLFQNEMMQHGEVNPDHAYPVLLNLLPAGLKGLSFAALTAAVVASLAGKANSIATIFSLDIYKKVFNTEASDKKLVNIGKLTVVVAMILGVLIAPHLGIDKKGGFQYIQEYTGFVSPGIFAMFILGFFWKKATSNAALFATIGGFIFSIIFKKLPDWVDLSFLSSTGFSVPNPTTGIYEIPFLDRMGFVFIICIIGMILISIIDNKRGVVPAGLEVDTTMFKPHRAFLVIALIVALLVTALYSIYW, encoded by the coding sequence ATGAATAATTATTTAAGCACAAAAGATTACATCGTTTTCCTGATATACTTTGTTATTGTGGCAGGTTACGGATTATGGGTGTACTATCGCAAGAAATCTGAATCTGTAGGTTCCAAAGACTATTTTTTGGCTGAGGGGTCATTGACCTGGTGGGCTATCGGAGCTTCACTTATTGCATCCAATATTTCGGCCGAGCAATTTATCGGTATGAGCGGTTCCGGATTTAAGATGGGATTGGCTATTGCGACTTACGAGTGGATGGCTGCCATTACACTGATTGTCGTTGCGGTATTTTTTATCCCGGTATACTTAAAGAACAAGATCTTTACGATGCCACAGTTTCTCCATAAACGATATAATGGAACTGTTGCGATGATCATGGCCGTTTTCTGGTTGCTGTTGTATGTTGTCGTCAATTTGACATCCATCCTCTATTTGGGAGCTATTGCGGTAAGTAGTATTTCCGGTATCAGTCTGGAGGCCTGTATGTATGCCATAGCGATTTTTGCTGTGATCATTACCTTAGGTGGTATGAAAGTAATCGGCTATACGGATATTATTCAGGTTTTCTTTTTGGTATTGGGTGGTTTGGCGACCACTTACCTAGCCTTGAATCTCGTTTCAGAGCACTATGGTGGATCAGGAGTATTGGAAGGCTATCACTTGATGACCGAAAAAGCTTCCGACCACTTTCATATGATTCTGGATCGTAAAAATGAGAACTATCTCGATTTACCGGGGCTGACCGTATTGATTGGCGGTATGTGGATCGTTAATTTGAATTACTGGGGATGTAATCAATACATCACGCAACGCGCGCTTGGAGCAGATTTGAAAACCGCAAGAAACGGTATCTTGTTTGCTGCATTTCTGAAGTTATTAATGCCTATCATTGTCGTGTTGCCGGGTATTGCAGCCTATGTCATGTGGAAAGATGGCTTGTTCCAAAATGAAATGATGCAACATGGTGAGGTGAACCCTGACCACGCTTATCCAGTTTTGTTGAATTTATTGCCAGCAGGTTTAAAAGGCTTATCGTTTGCAGCATTGACAGCGGCAGTGGTCGCTTCTTTGGCAGGTAAAGCAAACAGTATTGCAACAATCTTCTCCTTGGATATTTATAAAAAAGTATTCAATACAGAAGCATCGGATAAGAAATTGGTCAATATCGGCAAGCTAACTGTTGTGGTTGCCATGATCTTGGGTGTGCTGATTGCGCCACATTTGGGTATCGATAAAAAAGGTGGATTCCAATATATTCAGGAATATACGGGGTTTGTATCTCCTGGTATTTTTGCGATGTTCATTTTAGGATTCTTCTGGAAGAAAGCAACTTCAAATGCAGCTTTGTTTGCAACAATTGGTGGTTTTATTTTCTCCATCATCTTCAAGAAATTGCCGGATTGGGTTGATCTGTCATTCTTGTCATCGACAGGTTTCTCCGTTCCAAATCCAACGACAGGAATCTACGAAATTCCATTTTTGGATAGAATGGGATTTGTTTTCATCATCTGTATTATCGGAATGATTCTCATTAGTATCATCGACAATAAGCGTGGTGTCGTGCCAGCTGGATTGGAAGTTGATACCACGATGTTTAAACCACATCGGGCGTTTTTGGTCATTGCATTGATCGTAGCGCTATTGGTTACAGCATTATATTCAATTTATTGGTAA